From a single Lytechinus variegatus isolate NC3 chromosome 9, Lvar_3.0, whole genome shotgun sequence genomic region:
- the LOC121422091 gene encoding adenosine deaminase 2-like isoform X2 has translation MELFHHSWCFSQLLLCLGLFYSTRADGGVPLSKYLDERNQFLQNEIVRGVGADLVLNQKEKRVDDILLAAKKKEFIEGFAETFPPTVNFLEGKPLVEKSVVFDIIKRMPKGGILHIHEISMADPWWVIQTITYLPHLHYCVMDDYFSSIHFKFSEAMPQEKPAECKTEWLLVSEEREAMGSSSFDQLLYHNLTMFAQHPDDVYANTTMSWLRFLKALNSLTDLYYSTTSFELFVRQSLLQMVQDNVQYVEIRSLLFPLEELDGTIHSPEYTLQKFIKVAEEFKKSYPNEFLGLKIIESSIRHPVNRTFIMDQVLQAIDLRKRYPDYFAGYDLVAQEDGGGPISDYLNELLYPSEVGADLPFFFHAGETNWQGTFVDDNLIDAILLNTSRIGHGFAITKHPSVMEIVKSKGIAIELNPISNQVLHLVHDLRNHIGATLIADDYPVVVSSDDPAAWGSLPLSHDYYMAFMAMSGETTGLTLLKQLALNTFKYSAMTEHEKAAANGLWQAKWDIFLDEIIAKYERTGTTVKEEL, from the exons ATGGAGCTTTTTCATCATTCCTGGTGCTTCTCCCAACTTCTGCTCTGCCTAGGACTGTTCTACTCAACAAGGGCTGATGGCGGCGTCCCACTTTCGAAGTACTTGGATGAGAGAAACCAGTTTCTACAGAATGAAATTGTGCGAGGTGTTGGAGCAGATCTGGTCCTGAACCAAAAAGAGAAGAGAGTGGACGATATTTTGCTGGCAGCAAAGAAAAAGGAGTTCATTGAGGGGTTTGCAGAGACATTCCCACCAACTGTGAATTTCTTGGAAGGAAAACCGCTTGTTGAAAAAAGTGTTGTATTTGACATCATTAAAAGAATGCCAAAAG GGGGCATCCTCCACATTCATGAGATTTCAATGGCCGATCCGTGGTGGGTGATTCAGACAATTACATATCTTCCGCACCTACACTACTGCGTCATGGATGATTACTTCTCGTCAATCCACTTCAAGTTTTCAGAGGCCATGCCCCAGGAGAAGCCAGCGGAATGCAAGACGGAGTGGCTCCTCGTCTCCGAAGAAAGAGAGGCGATGGGCTCCTCTTCTTTTGATCAGTT ACTATACCATAACCTGACAATGTTTGCCCAGCACCCGGACGATGTGTACGCAAACACAACGATGTCCTGGCTTCGGTTCCTGAAGGCGTTGAACTCTCTGACGGACCTGTACTACAGCACCACATCGTTTGAACTGTTTGTGAGGCAGAGTCTCCTTCAGATGGTCCAGGACAATGTCCAGTATGTGGAGATCAGATCCTTGCTCTTTCCA cttGAGGAGTTGGATGGTACCATTCATTCTCCAGAGTACACCTTGCAGAAGTTCATCAAGGTTGCAGAGGAATTCAAGAAGTCCTATCCGAATGAATTTTTGGGCCTCAAAATTATTGAATCTTCCATCAG ACATCCTGTCAATAGAACCTTCATCATGGACCAGGTCCTACAGGCGATAGATCTACGTAAGAGGTACCCGGACTACTTTGCTGGGTACGACCTAGTAGCCCAAGAGGATGGAGGCGGGCCCATCTCTGACTATCTCAACGAGCTCCTGTACCCCTCCGAAGTTGGGGCAGACTTGCCGTTTTTCTTCCATGCGGGTGAAACAA ACTGGCAAGGAACGTTTGTTGATGACAATCTCATTGACGCTATTCTTCTCAATACCAGTCGCATTGGACATGGCTTCGCCATCACTAAGCATCCCTCTGTCATGGAGATTGTAAAGTCAAAGGGCATCGCGATCGAGCTAAACCCAATTTCAAACCAG GTGCTTCACCTGGTCCATGATTTGAGGAACCACATCGGTGCTACCCTGATAGCGGACGACTACCCGGTGGTGGTCAGCTCTGATGACCCCGCAGCGTGGGGATCATTGCCATTGTCACATGACTATTACATGGCCTTCATGGCCATGTCCGGAGAGACAACCGGCTTGACGCTACTCAAGCAGCTAGCTTTGAACACATTCAA
- the LOC121422091 gene encoding adenosine deaminase 2-like isoform X1, with translation MKDYCRFSDTSGPCCLCLLKKMELFHHSWCFSQLLLCLGLFYSTRADGGVPLSKYLDERNQFLQNEIVRGVGADLVLNQKEKRVDDILLAAKKKEFIEGFAETFPPTVNFLEGKPLVEKSVVFDIIKRMPKGGILHIHEISMADPWWVIQTITYLPHLHYCVMDDYFSSIHFKFSEAMPQEKPAECKTEWLLVSEEREAMGSSSFDQLLYHNLTMFAQHPDDVYANTTMSWLRFLKALNSLTDLYYSTTSFELFVRQSLLQMVQDNVQYVEIRSLLFPLEELDGTIHSPEYTLQKFIKVAEEFKKSYPNEFLGLKIIESSIRHPVNRTFIMDQVLQAIDLRKRYPDYFAGYDLVAQEDGGGPISDYLNELLYPSEVGADLPFFFHAGETNWQGTFVDDNLIDAILLNTSRIGHGFAITKHPSVMEIVKSKGIAIELNPISNQVLHLVHDLRNHIGATLIADDYPVVVSSDDPAAWGSLPLSHDYYMAFMAMSGETTGLTLLKQLALNTFKYSAMTEHEKAAANGLWQAKWDIFLDEIIAKYERTGTTVKEEL, from the exons GTCCCTGCTGCTTATGTTTGCTGAAAAAGATGGAGCTTTTTCATCATTCCTGGTGCTTCTCCCAACTTCTGCTCTGCCTAGGACTGTTCTACTCAACAAGGGCTGATGGCGGCGTCCCACTTTCGAAGTACTTGGATGAGAGAAACCAGTTTCTACAGAATGAAATTGTGCGAGGTGTTGGAGCAGATCTGGTCCTGAACCAAAAAGAGAAGAGAGTGGACGATATTTTGCTGGCAGCAAAGAAAAAGGAGTTCATTGAGGGGTTTGCAGAGACATTCCCACCAACTGTGAATTTCTTGGAAGGAAAACCGCTTGTTGAAAAAAGTGTTGTATTTGACATCATTAAAAGAATGCCAAAAG GGGGCATCCTCCACATTCATGAGATTTCAATGGCCGATCCGTGGTGGGTGATTCAGACAATTACATATCTTCCGCACCTACACTACTGCGTCATGGATGATTACTTCTCGTCAATCCACTTCAAGTTTTCAGAGGCCATGCCCCAGGAGAAGCCAGCGGAATGCAAGACGGAGTGGCTCCTCGTCTCCGAAGAAAGAGAGGCGATGGGCTCCTCTTCTTTTGATCAGTT ACTATACCATAACCTGACAATGTTTGCCCAGCACCCGGACGATGTGTACGCAAACACAACGATGTCCTGGCTTCGGTTCCTGAAGGCGTTGAACTCTCTGACGGACCTGTACTACAGCACCACATCGTTTGAACTGTTTGTGAGGCAGAGTCTCCTTCAGATGGTCCAGGACAATGTCCAGTATGTGGAGATCAGATCCTTGCTCTTTCCA cttGAGGAGTTGGATGGTACCATTCATTCTCCAGAGTACACCTTGCAGAAGTTCATCAAGGTTGCAGAGGAATTCAAGAAGTCCTATCCGAATGAATTTTTGGGCCTCAAAATTATTGAATCTTCCATCAG ACATCCTGTCAATAGAACCTTCATCATGGACCAGGTCCTACAGGCGATAGATCTACGTAAGAGGTACCCGGACTACTTTGCTGGGTACGACCTAGTAGCCCAAGAGGATGGAGGCGGGCCCATCTCTGACTATCTCAACGAGCTCCTGTACCCCTCCGAAGTTGGGGCAGACTTGCCGTTTTTCTTCCATGCGGGTGAAACAA ACTGGCAAGGAACGTTTGTTGATGACAATCTCATTGACGCTATTCTTCTCAATACCAGTCGCATTGGACATGGCTTCGCCATCACTAAGCATCCCTCTGTCATGGAGATTGTAAAGTCAAAGGGCATCGCGATCGAGCTAAACCCAATTTCAAACCAG GTGCTTCACCTGGTCCATGATTTGAGGAACCACATCGGTGCTACCCTGATAGCGGACGACTACCCGGTGGTGGTCAGCTCTGATGACCCCGCAGCGTGGGGATCATTGCCATTGTCACATGACTATTACATGGCCTTCATGGCCATGTCCGGAGAGACAACCGGCTTGACGCTACTCAAGCAGCTAGCTTTGAACACATTCAA